A window of Castanea sativa cultivar Marrone di Chiusa Pesio chromosome 1, ASM4071231v1 contains these coding sequences:
- the LOC142629589 gene encoding ABC transporter C family member 10-like, whose product MVMSLWTVFCGNCSKIDENTCNYDIISIFQPYTCTNHLLVISLDLLLLIIFLYIMVYRSIIRKNTIPSKSKHFSPMLICSAIYNGGLGLAYLGLGIWIIGENLNAKRAVLPLQGWLVLLFQGFTWMLLDFVVIIEKLPLPNVATAKLCSIVTFLFAVFLCFSSLLVAILEKKASIKMVLDILSFPGAILCLLCAFQEHKYVETDSDISYDALYAPLQGEEGSDTGENCTNDNVTPFAKAGFLSKMSFWWLNPLMKHGKDKILKENDVPQLRQEDRAQTCYLMFEEQLSKQKQKETYDLPSMVSTIFFCQRKAILISGLFALIKVLTVSSGPLFLKAFIEVAEGKEAFKYEGYALAGMLFLAKCLESLSERQWFFQTRLIGLQVRSFLSAAIYQKQLKLSNAAKVNHSPGEIMNYVTVDAYRIGEFPYWFHQMWSTSLQLCIALAIVYYSVGLATVAALVVIILTVLATSPVAKLQHKYQTNLMVAQDKRLKAITEALANMKVLKLYAWEKHFKNVIQVLRKEELEWILAVLIQKGYYLILFWSSPILVSVATFWACYFFGISLSASNVFTFLASLRIVQEPIRMIPDVAGVFIEAKVSLTRILKFLAAPELQNRYARQKCTEKELEQSIFIEATEISWETNPAKAMLRNINLAVKPGEKVAICGEVGSGKSTLLAAILGEVPNIKGIVHVYGKIAYVSQTSWIQTGSIQDNILFGSPLDSHRYQEVLRKCSLIKDLEMLPVGDQTEIGERGVTLSGGQKQRVQLARALYQDADVYLLDDPFSAVDAHTATSLLNEYVMEALSGKTVLLVTHQVDFLPAFDSILFMSEGQVLRALTYDQLLASSQEFQNLVNAHNDTVGSQKHAKYASFQQPKTSTREILKSCEDELKSTLDQLIKQEERETGNTGIMPYIQYLRQSKGFLCFFLAAVCHFMFLAGQLIQNFWLAAEIEDSNVSTVRLIAVYSGIGSILVLFILLRALSVVGLGFGASLSIFSTLLSSLFRAPMSFYDATPLGRILSRVSSDMSFIDIDVAYKLSIALVATMTAYSTYAILAIVSWPVLFVIIPMVYLTILLQKYFLASAKELMRTDGTTKSLLASHLAESIAGAMTIRAFGEEERFFSRNLDLIDTNASPYFHGFSANEWLIQRLEILCAIVLTSLALAISLLHIGASASGFIGMALSYGLSLNIHVIASVQSWCLLENLIVSVERLEQYMHIPSEAAEDIEGHRPTHSWPVNGQVKICDLKVRYRPNAPLVLQGISCIFEGGHKIGIVGRTGSGKTTLISALFRLVEPTEGKIVIDDIDISTIGLHDLRSRLGIIPQEPTLFSGSVRYNLDPLSEHTDQEMWEVLEKCQLREAIQEKEGGLDSLVTQDGSNWSMGQRQLFCLGRALLKRSRILVLDEATASIDNSTDSLLQKTIRKEFAYCTVITVAHRIPTVMDCNKVLAIRDGKIVEYDEPMKLMNKEESLFGQLVKEYWSHSANASMSSEDW is encoded by the exons ATGGTGATGAGTCTCTGGACTGTTTTCTGCGGGAATTGCTCGAAGATAGATGAAAACACATGCAATTATGATATTATATCCATATTCCAACCATATACATGCACCAATCACCTTTTGGTCATTTCTCTTGATCTTCTTCTCCTTATCATATTCTTATATATCATGGTTTATAGATCAATCATAAGGAAGAACACAATACCCTCTAAGTCTAAACACTTCTCTCCAATGTTGATATGCTCAGCCATTTATAATGGTGGTCTGGGTTTGGCTTACTTGGGTTTGGGGATCTGGATAATTGGTGAGAATCTGAATGCAAAGAGAGCTGTATTACCTTTGCAGGGATGGCTAGTATTGCTATTCCAAGGCTTCACATGGATGCTGCTTGATTTTGTAGTAATTATTGAGAAGCTACCCCTTCCAAATGTCGCAACAGCAAAGCTTTGTTCTATTGTCACCTTCTTGTTTGCAGTATTCCTCTGCTTTTCTTCTCTTCTGGTtgctattttggaaaaaaaggCATCTATTAAGATGGTTTTAGATATTCTTTCATTTCCTGGAGCAATCTTGTGCCTCTTGTGCGCTTTTCAGGAACATAAATATGTGGAAACTGATTCAGACATCAGTTATGATGCATTGTATGCACCTTTGCAAGGTGAGGAAGGTAGTGACACTGGTGAAAATTGTACAAATGACAATGTCACTCCTTTTGCCAAAGCTGGATTTCttagtaaaatgtcattttggtGGTTAAATCCACTGATGAAGCACGGTAAAGATAAAATCCTTAAGGAGAATGATGTTCCACAGTTAAGGCAGGAAGATCGGGCGCAAACATGCTACTTAATGTTTGAAGAGCAACTgagcaaacaaaaacagaaagaaaCATACGATCTGCCCTCTATGGtgtcaacaatttttttctgCCAGAGAAAAGCTATTTTAATTTCTGGGTTATTTGCTTTGATCAAGGTCCTCACAGTCTCCAGTGGTCCCCTATTTCTCAAAGCCTTCATTGAGGTTGCTGAAGGAAAAGAAGCTTTTAAATATGAGGGCTATGCATTGGCTGGAATGCTCTTCCTAGCAAAGTGTTTGGAGTCATTATCAGAGAGGCAGTGGTTCTTTCAAACTAGGTTGATCGGGCTCCAAGTAAGATCTTTCCTATCTGCAGCTATCTATCAAAAGCAACTAAAACTCTCAAATGCTGCTAAGGTGAATCATTCCCCTGGTGAAATAATGAACTATGTCACAGTAGATGCCTATAGAATAGGTGAATTTCCGTATTGGTTTCATCAAATGTGGTCAACAAGTCTTCAGCTGTGTATTGCATTAGCTATTGTCTATTACTCTGTAGGGCTGGCAACTGTTGCAGCTCTAGTTGTTATCATCTTAACTGTGCTTGCAACTTCACCAGTGGCCAAACTGCAGCATAAGTATCAGACAAATCTCATGGTGGCACAAGATAAGAGATTGAAGGCCATTACAGAAGCTCTTGCAAATATGAAGGTCTTGAAGTTGTATGCTTGGGAGAAACATTTTAAGAATGTTATACAAGTGCTAAGGAAAGAAGAACTAGAGTGGATATTAGCAGTTCTAATACAAAAGGGATACTATCTGATTTTGTTTTGGTCATCTCCCATTTTAGTATCAGTTGCCACATTCTGGGCATGCTACTTCTTTGGAATTTCACTCTCTGCCAGTAACGTTTTCACATTCCTAGCAAGTCTGCGTATTGTTCAGGAGCCTATCAGAATGATCCCTGATGTTGCTGGAGTGTTCATTGAAGCAAAGGTATCTTTAACTCGGATTTTGAAGTTCCTTGCAGCACCAGAGTTGCAGAACAGATATGCAAGGCAAAAGTGCACTGAGAAAGAGCTAGAGCAGTCCATTTTTATCGAGGCCACTGAAATATCATGGGAGACTAATCCAGCAAAGGCCATGCTAAGAAACATAAATTTGGCAGTTAAACCAGGAGAAAAGGTAGCTATTTGTGGAGAGGTTGGCTCTGGTAAATCAACCCTTTTAGCTGCGATTCTGGGAGAAGTTCCAAACATCAAAGGCATA GTTCATGTTTATGGAAAGATAGCATATGTTTCTCAAACATCCTGGATTCAAACAGGATCTATTCAAGACAATATACTTTTTGGGTCTCCCTTGGATTCACATAGATACCAAGAAGTTCTTAGAAAGTGTTCTCTGATAAAGGACCTTGAGATGCTTCCAGTTGGTGATCAAACAGAAATAGGAGAAAGAGGTGTTACTCTAAGTGGTGGTCAAAAGCAGCGGGTTCAACTTGCCCGTGCACTTTATCAAGATGCAGATGTTTATCTCTTGGATGATCCATTCAGTGCTGTTGATGCACATACTGCAACCAGTCTATTAAAT GAATATGTCATGGAAGCTCTGTCAGGGAAGACAGTCCTGCTGGTGACCCACCAAGTTGATTTCCTTCCTGCATTTGATTCTATTTTG TTTATGTCTGAAGGGCAGGTTCTAAGAGCATTGACATATGATCAACTACTAGCATCAAGTCAAGAATTTCAAAACCTTGTCAATGCACACAATGACACTGTTGGTTCCCAGAAACATGCCAAGTATGCTTCTTTCCAACAACCTAAAACCTCTACACGTGAAATTCTGAAAAGTTGTGAGGATGAGTTAAAATCAACTTTAGATCAATTGATTAagcaagaagaaagagaaacaggAAACACTGGTATAATGCCTTATATACAGTATCTGAGACAGAGCAAGGGATTCTTGTGCTTCTTCTTGGCAGCTGTATGCCACTTCATGTTCTTAGCTGGGCAGTTGATACAAAATTTTTGGTTGGCTGCTGAAATTGAGGATTCTAACGTAAGCACAGTGAGATTGATTGCAGTTTACTCCGGGATTGGGTCTATCCTGGTTTTATTTATACTCCTCAGAGCACTTTCTGTTGTTGGTTTAGGTTTTGGGGCATCACTATCAATTTTTTCTACACTTCTTAGCTCTCTTTTCAGGGCACCAATGTCTTTTTATGATGCAACACCTCTGGGAAGGATACTCAGCCGG GTGTCTTCTGATATGAGTTTCATCGACATTGATGTGGCTTACAAATTAAGTATTGCTCTTGTTGCCACCATGACTGCATACTCCACCTATGCAATACTGGCTATAGTATCCTGGCCAGTCTTGTTTGTCATCATTCCCATGGTTTATCTGACTATTCTTTTACAG aaatactTCCTTGCTTCTGCAAAAGAGTTGATGCGAACGGATGGCACAACCAAGTCTTTGCTTGCAAGCCACCTTGCCGAATCTATTGCAGGAGCCATGACGATCAGAGCTTTTGGGGAGGAAGAGCGGTTCTTTTCAAGGAACTTGGACCTTATTGACACAAATGCAAGTCCTTACTTCCATGGTTTCTCAGCCAACGAGTGGTTGATCCAACGTCTGGAAATTCTATGTGCAATTGTTCTTACATCCTTAGCACTTGCCATAAGTTTGCTTCATATTGGAGCTTCTGCTTCTG GATTTATTGGAATGGCATTGTCATATGGTCTTTCTTTAAATATACACGTTATCGCTTCTGTCCAAAGCTGGTGCCTGctagaaaatttaattgtttctGTAGAAAGGCTAGAACAGTACATGCATATTCCTAGTGAAGCTGCAGAAGATATAGAAGGTCACCGACCCACACACAGTTGGCCTGTTAATGGTCAGGTGAAGATATGTGATTTGAAG GTCAGATATCGGCCCAATGCTCCACTAGTTCTACAGGGCATTAGTTGTATATTTGAAGGAGGACACAAAATTGGAATTGTTGGCCGGACTGGTAGTGGAAAGACGACTCTTATCAGTGCTTTGTTTCGTCTGGTGGAGCCTACAGAGGGAAAAATCGTTATAGATGACATTGACATATCCACCATTGGGCTTCATGATCTAAGATCAAGGTTAGGAATCATACCACAAGAGCCAACACTTTTTAGCGGGTCTGTGAGATACAATCTTGACCCATTGTCAGAGCATACTGATCAGGAAATGTGGGAG GTTCTTGAGAAATGTCAGCTTCGAGAGGCTATTCAAGAAAAAGAGGGGGGCTTGGATTCCTTAG TTACGCAAGATGGATCAAACTGGAGCATGGGACAGAGACAACTATTTTGTTTGGGACGAGCCCTGCTGAAGAGAAGCCGGATACTAGTTCTTGATGAAGCCACTGCATCAATTGACAATTCAACCGACTCTCTTCTCCAGAAAACCATACGTAAAGAATTTGCATACTGCACTGTAATAACTGTAGCTCATAGAATACCAACTGTGATGGACTGCAATAAGGTGCTTGCTATTAGAGATG GTAAAATAGTAGAGTATGATGAACCAATGAAGCTGATGAATAAGGAGGAATCACTGTTTGGGCAGCTAGTCAAGGAATACTGGTCTCATTCTGCAAATGCCAGCATGTCCTCAGAGGATTGGTAG
- the LOC142624884 gene encoding uncharacterized protein LOC142624884 — MLAALNRFISKFADRCQPFYQLLKKWKGFQWDEECDRAFQDLKDYLGRAPMLSAPEPGEDLYMYLSVSKHAASAVLLRDSGVQLPVYYISKRLVDVETRYKSRNSVKGQVLADFIAEFSPRGMDITCLVEVKPWKVFVDRASNAAGVGAGIVVITPEDLKLEHSFRLGFRASNNEAEYEALLAGLRVVMDLGAKEVEVYSDSLLVVSQVQGNFEAKHPRMIEYLRLVKQMMSKFVIVKIEQIARGQNRHVDSLATLASSIADEVPQLIRVELVPKPSITARALILQVIEAKKCWMNPIIDFLVEDRAPEDEKEAAKVRRTFARYWLSANRKLYRRSFEGPYLQCIRPSQAKELLAELHEGVCGSHVGGRSLAHRAMTQGFWWPQMRKEATEYAQRCEQCQVHVSMIYQQDGNLNSVCSPWPFAH; from the exons ATGCTGGCTGCTCTTAACCGATTTATTTCCAAGTTCGCTGATCGGTGCCAGCCCTTTTACCAACTTctgaagaagtggaaggggttccaatGGGATGAGGAGTGTGACAGAGCCTTCCAAGATCTAAAGGATTACCTTGGGCGGGCACCGATGTTGTCAGCCCCAGAACCAGGAGAAGACTTGTATATGTACCTCTCGGTATCCAAGCATGCAGCGAGCGCCGTACTACTGAGGGATAGCGGTGTACAGCTCCCGGTTTATTACATCAGCAAGAGATTAGTCGACGTGGAGACCAG ATACAAGTCGAGGAACTCAGTGAAGGGACAAGTACTTGCAGACTTTATTGCCGAGTTCTCGCCGAGAGGTATGGACATAACCTGCCTAGTAGAAGTCAAGCCATGGAAGGTATTTGTGGACAGAGCGTCCAATGCGGCTGGAGTGGGGGCTGGGATCGTGGTCATCACCCCGGAAGATCTGAAGCTAGAACACTCATTTAGATTAGGCTTCAGGGCttctaataatgaggctgaatATGAGGCTCTGCTAGCCGGACTAAGGGTTGTCATGGATTTGGGGGCAAAGGAGGTGGAAGTGTACTCGGACTCCCTCCTAGTAGTAAGTCAGGTCCAAGGGAACTTCGAGGCCAAACATCCCCGGATGATAGAATATTTGCGGCTAGTAAAGCAGATGATGAGTAAATTTGTGATAGTCAAGATCGAGCAGATAGCCCGGGGACAGAACCGACACGTCGATTCTTTGGCAACTCTAGCATCATCAATAGCTGACGAGGTACCTCAGTTGATTAGGGTGGAGTTGGTGCCTAAACCAAGTATTACTGCTAGGGCACTAATTCTACAGGTCATTGAAGCCAAGAAGTGCTGGATGAATCCAATCATCGACTTTCTTGTAGAAGATCGAGCCCCGGAAGATGAGAAAGAGGCAGCCAAAGTACGGCGAACTTTCGCTCGGTACTGGTTATCTGCTAATCGGAAGCTATATCGCAGATCATTCGAAGGGCCATACCTGCAGTGCATTCGCCCCAGCCAGGCTAAAGAACTATTAGCTGAACTGCACGAGGGAGTCTGCGGTAGCCATGTGGGGGGACGCTCGCTGGCGCATCGAGCAATGACCCAGGGGTTCTGGTGGCCGCAGATGAGGAAGGAAGCTACCGAGTACGCTCAGAGGTGTGAACAGTGTCAGGTGCACGTTTCGATGATCTACCAACAGGACGGGAACTTGAACTCAGTTTGCagcccatggccattcgcccacTAG
- the LOC142624902 gene encoding uncharacterized protein LOC142624902, translating to MGPGETFRNYASRYWELYNEIGGGNEKIAASTFRMGLPKESGLRESLTLKPLKDMRQLMRHIEEYKCLEDDRLQTKGKEPIISYPRNNGFNPRHRNNLRIQEPGPATGGVNATFKEPVHRIIDRIKNEPYFKRPNRMAGDPSRRNQNLYCTYHRDKGHTTEQCKVLKDHLEQLVKAGHLKEFLVETGNKETGQVDWLRRNPLPPPLGVIEVIHIASRAIRATTTKGVLTVVSAEGSTSERSSGKKPRYNRQPIAFDDDDLEGITQPHHDALIVTTCVRGFIVKRIMIDQGSGVDVMYPDLYRGLSLKKGDLSKYDTPLMGFDGHMVTLEGQISLPVIMGGREVMVTFIVVTSFSPYTTIFRRPWIHDMGAVLSTLHVKVKFRTDKGITVIRGDQQAARQCLVAVANKQTEQRESVEKAPL from the coding sequence ATGGGGCCTGGAGAGACCTTTCGCAACTATGCCAGTCGGTACTGGGAGTTGTATAACGAGATCGGTGGGGGTAATGAAAAGATCGCGGCGAGCACCTTTCGGATGGGCTTACCTAAAGAATCCGGGCTGAGAGAATCGTTGACCCTaaaacctctcaaggatatgagGCAGTTGATGAGGCATATCGAGGAGTACAAGTGCCTAGAAGATGATCGGCTGCAGACCAAGGGGAAGGAACCGATAATCAGTtatcctcggaacaatggcttCAACCCTAGACACAGGAATAATTTAAGAATTCAAGAGCCCGGCCCGGCGACTGGGGGAGTCAATGCGACGTTCAAGGAGCCCGTGCACCGCATCATTGATAGGATAAAAAATGAGCCGTATTTTAAGCGGCCGAACAGGATGGCGGGCGACCCGTCGAGGAGAAACCAGAATTTGTATTGCACCTATCACAGAGATAAAGGGCACACCACCGAGCAGTGTAAGGTGTTGAAAGATCACCTGGAACAATTGGTGAAGGCGGGGCATTTGAAGGAGTTTCTAGTGGAGACGGGGAATAAGGAGACCGGGCAGGTAGATTGGCTGCGTCGAAACCCTCTCCCACCCCCTTTGGGAGTGATAGAGGTCATCCACATAGCATCGAGGGCGATTAGAGCAACCACAACAAAAGGGGTGTTGACCGTGGTGTCAGCGGAGGGAAGCACAAGCGAACGATCCTCGGGGAAGAAGCCGAGGTACAATAGACAACCCATAGCGTTTGACGACGACGACCTGGAAGGCATTACTCAGCCCCACCATGATGCTTTAATAGTCACGACCTGTGTAAGGGGTTTTATAGTGAAGAGAATAATGATAGATCAAGGGAGTGGCGTAGATGTAATGTACCCGGACCTATACAGGGGGCTCAGCCTGAAAAAGGGGGACTTGTCCAAGTATGATACACCTTTAATGGGATTCGATGGGCATATGGTCACTCTAGAAGGGCAGATTTCACTTCCAGTTATCATGGGAGGCAGGGAGGTAATGGTGACATTCATAGTGGTCACCTCTTTCTCGCCGTACACGACAATATTCAGAAGGCCATGGATACATGACATGGGGGCTGTACTGTCCACCTTGCACGTAAAAGTCAAGTTCCGAACTGACAAAGGGATTACGGTAATAAGGGGTGATCAGCAAGCGGCCAGACAGTGTTTGGTAGCCGTGGCAAACAAACAAACGGAGCAGAGGGAATCAGTCGAGAAAGCGCCCCTATAG
- the LOC142624915 gene encoding uncharacterized protein LOC142624915 translates to MGWNLILLILTLYSCSFVNGSDSFANDSLDASLQEFAFKTLARHRPLTGALYKAVLPTNLSSTEVSIVRVRSNTLWSKGANISFIHIPSRTMSVPHVKRLAIVYQNLGNLSSHYYGMPGYSLITPVVGFMVFDASNVSDKSVRKLNLNTMGKPILIHFPSLTFSGDMISMRRCIAFNGNGTVNLSEMNLSGLCYFRDQGHFSVGVPLESKQSRWYLWVVGFVLGIPGIVLMGYAGMVSARILRTKKIQVMERQADEDLILESRWVGSSMMPSAAVTRTQPVLENEGFL, encoded by the coding sequence ATGGGTTGGAACTTAATCTTGTTGATTCTCACCTTGTATTCTTGCTCATTTGTCAATGGCTCAGACAGCTTTGCTAATGATTCCTTGGATGCTTCTCTTCAAGAATTTGCTTTCAAAACACTGGCTCGACACCGGCCTCTCACGGGTGCTCTATACAAAGCTGTCCTTCCTACTAATCTTTCAAGCACTGAAGTTTCAATTGTCCGGGTCAGAAGCAACACATTGTGGAGCAAGGGAGCTAATATTAGCTTCATTCACATTCCATCAAGAACTATGTCCGTGCCTCATGTAAAGAGACTTGCTATAGTCTATCAAAACTTAGGCAATTTGTCTTCTCACTACTATGGCATGCCAGGTTACTCACTGATCACTCCTGTTGTTGGCTTCATGGTTTTTGATGCATCAAATGTTAGTGATAAAAGCGTCAGAAAGCTCAATCTCAACACAATGGGCAAGCCTATATTGATTCATTTTCCCAGTTTGACATTCTCCGGCGACATGATCTCTATGAGAAGATGCATAGCTTTTAATGGTAATGGGACAGTTAATCTTAGTGAAATGAATTTGTCAGGTTTATGTTACTTTAGAGATCAAGGTCATTTTTCAGTTGGTGTCCCATTAGAGAGTAAGCAGAGTAGGTGGTATCTCTGGGTAGTTGGCTTTGTGCTTGGAATTCCTGGGATTGTATTGATGGGTTATGCCGGGATGGTTTCTGCGAGGATTTTGAGGACGAAGAAGATTCAAGTAATGGAAAGACAAGCTGATGAAGATCTGATTCTTGAAAGCAGATGGGTTGGTAGTAGTATGATGCCTTCGGCAGCTGTAACTAGAACTCAGCCAGTCCTTGAGAATGAAGGTTTTCTATAA
- the LOC142624924 gene encoding uncharacterized protein LOC142624924 encodes MAPSAIHRSRIAKETGQAVERAVLFAKVYSTKEGHPVTPDVGEKIKQMNEILARGSSLQGSRREGILWSKDDAFAQVMGAERSGRVRGVGFGPTPSGRNGSNRSCYTLPSSSIETAHRMTELETSHQTLRDELAQVEQRHQEQIAELHEQHKAELASAIAQSEARHNVKMAEVMKVMGEMVRDLRSDITASQLQSQGNTASN; translated from the exons GCAAAAGAAACTGGGCAGGCAGTGGAGCGTGCCGTGCTTTTTGCGAAAGTATACAGCACCAAAGAAGGACATCCTGTTACTCCTGATGTGGGGGAGAAGATC AAACAAATGAATGAAATTTTGGCACGTGGGAGCTCACTACAAGGATCACGACGCGAAGGAATCCTATGGTCAAAGGATGATGCTTTTGCCCAAGTGATGGGGGCAGAACGCTCTGGACGTGTTCGTGGGGTAGGTTTTGGACCAACTCCATCAGGAAGAAATGGGTCCAACCGTTCATGCTACACACTTCCATCGTCGTCCATCGAAACAGCCCATAGAATGACTGAATTGGAAACTTCGCACCAAACTTTGAGGGACGAACTTGCCCAGGTAGAGCAGAGGCATCAGGAGCAAATTGCGGAGTTACATGAGCAGCATAAGGCGGAACTCGCCTCAGCAATTGCCCAATCAGAAGCAAGGCATAACGTAAAAATGGCAGAGGTGATGAAAGTAATGGGCGAGATGGTACGTGATTTACGCAGTGATATAACTGCTTCACAGCTGCAATCCCAG GGTAACACTGCATCGAATTGA